GCAAACCGTGGGTATCCTGCTGGGCGCGGCCGCCGTGGTGGGCGTTTCTGTCCTCATGGACAACCAGGCAATTTTCCTGGCGTTGATCCCTGCCATCCTGGGCATCGGAGCCGCGTATTGGAGTTCGTTCAATAAGGGCTATAACTTCACTGCAGCGATCTCACCGGACGGCATCCGGCTTCGGTACGGGCTGCTGGACACCCAGGCGCAGACGCTCCCGCCCGGACGCATCCAGGCCGTTATGGTCGCCCAGCCCCCGATCTGGAGGATTTTCGGCTGGTACCGGATGCACGTCAACGTGGCCGGCTACGGCGCCGCGGGTACCGAAGGTGCTGCCCGGACCATGTTGTTGCCCGTGGGGTTGAAGCCCGACGTCATGCGGATGATGTCGTTGGTGCTGCCTGATCCTGGCGTGGACGATCCCGAAAAGGTGTTCACCGCGGGGTTGACGGGGCTCGCCGCGGGAGGCCGTCCGGCTGCCCCAAGCGACGATGGCTTCGTTGTGACCCCGCGCCGAGCACGCTTGCTGGCACCACTGGGTTGGCGACGCAACGGTTTCTTCGCAACCAGGACTGCCCTGCTGATCCGCTCCGGCCGCTGGTGGCGCACGCTGGTGGTTGTTCCGCATCAGCGGACACAGTCGATGGCCCTGCATCAAGGCCCCTTGGCCCGGCGCTTCCGGGTGGCCGACCTGGTGCTCCACACAACGGCCGGACCGGTTACGCCCAGGGTTTTCCAAGCCGGGGTAGAGCAAGCCGTTGAACTGTTCGACCAACAGGCGGCGCGGGCCCGGGAGGCCCGGAAGCGGCAAACCGGCGAACAATGGCTGGCGCAGGTAGCCCCGCAGGCCCCGGAAGTCGCAGCCGCCGCGCAGCCACAGCCGGGGCAACCAGAGCAATT
This Paenarthrobacter sp. GOM3 DNA region includes the following protein-coding sequences:
- a CDS encoding PH domain-containing protein, whose product is MSPEGNAAVSLRDETVDGVWRRVHPASPFVRGWVALAAVGYFFGRDAFERVLQGREFVDPNLNSRAPWLLAGGAVLLLLTVGGFILSWYFTRYQVAEGYVRVNTGFLFKQQRQARLDRVQAIDIVQPLLARIFGLAELKFEVADAGESAVRLAYLPLDQAKQLRATILARAAGVVSGPEAAWEEVPEAPEHVVLSVPPGRLIGSLLLSEQTVGILLGAAAVVGVSVLMDNQAIFLALIPAILGIGAAYWSSFNKGYNFTAAISPDGIRLRYGLLDTQAQTLPPGRIQAVMVAQPPIWRIFGWYRMHVNVAGYGAAGTEGAARTMLLPVGLKPDVMRMMSLVLPDPGVDDPEKVFTAGLTGLAAGGRPAAPSDDGFVVTPRRARLLAPLGWRRNGFFATRTALLIRSGRWWRTLVVVPHQRTQSMALHQGPLARRFRVADLVLHTTAGPVTPRVFQAGVEQAVELFDQQAARAREARKRQTGEQWLAQVAPQAPEVAAAAQPQPGQPEQFPSPLQQEDRQDG